The Equus quagga isolate Etosha38 chromosome 10, UCLA_HA_Equagga_1.0, whole genome shotgun sequence genome includes a region encoding these proteins:
- the HMGB3 gene encoding high mobility group protein B3 isoform X2 has protein sequence MAKGDPKKPKGKMSAYAFFVQTCREEHKKKNPEVPVNFAEFSKKCSERWKTMSGKEKSKFDEMAKADKVRYDREMKDYGPAKGGKKKKDPNAPKRPPSGFFLFCSEFRPKIKSTNPGISIGDVAKKLGEMWNNLSDSEKQPYNNKAAKLKEKYEKDVADYKSKGKFDGAKGPAKVARKKVEEEDEEDEEEEEEEEEEEEDE, from the exons ATGGCTAAAGGTGATCCCAAGAAACCAAAGGGCAAGATGTCTGCTTATGCCTTCTTTGTGCAGACGTGCAGAGAGGAACATAAGAAGAAAAACCCAGAGGTCCCTGTCAATTTTGCAGAATTTTCCAAGAAGTGCTCTGAGAGGTGGAAG ACTATGTCTGGGAAAGAGAAGTCTAAATTTGATGAGATGGCAAAGGCAGATAAAGTACGCTATGATCGGGAAATGAAGGATTATGGACCAGCTAAGGGAGGCAAGAAGAAGAAGGACCCTAATGCCCCCAAAAGGCCACC GTCTGGATTCTTCCTGTTCTGTTCAGAATTCCGCCCCAAGATCAAATCGACAAACCCTGGCATCTCTATTGGAGACGTGGCAAAGAAGCTGGGTGAGATGTGGAATAACTTAAGTGACAGTGAAAAGCAGCCTTACAACAATAAGGCGGCGAAGCTGAAGGAGAAGTACGAGAAG GATGTGGCCGACTATAAGTCTAAAGGAAAATTTGATGGTGCAAAGGGTCCTGCTAAAGTTGCCCGGAAAaaggtggaagaggaagatgaagaagacgaggaggaagaggaggaggaggaggaggaggaagaggatgaataA
- the HMGB3 gene encoding high mobility group protein B3 isoform X1, which yields MQPLVRMAKGDPKKPKGKMSAYAFFVQTCREEHKKKNPEVPVNFAEFSKKCSERWKTMSGKEKSKFDEMAKADKVRYDREMKDYGPAKGGKKKKDPNAPKRPPSGFFLFCSEFRPKIKSTNPGISIGDVAKKLGEMWNNLSDSEKQPYNNKAAKLKEKYEKDVADYKSKGKFDGAKGPAKVARKKVEEEDEEDEEEEEEEEEEEEDE from the exons ATGCAGCCCCTAG TCAGGATGGCTAAAGGTGATCCCAAGAAACCAAAGGGCAAGATGTCTGCTTATGCCTTCTTTGTGCAGACGTGCAGAGAGGAACATAAGAAGAAAAACCCAGAGGTCCCTGTCAATTTTGCAGAATTTTCCAAGAAGTGCTCTGAGAGGTGGAAG ACTATGTCTGGGAAAGAGAAGTCTAAATTTGATGAGATGGCAAAGGCAGATAAAGTACGCTATGATCGGGAAATGAAGGATTATGGACCAGCTAAGGGAGGCAAGAAGAAGAAGGACCCTAATGCCCCCAAAAGGCCACC GTCTGGATTCTTCCTGTTCTGTTCAGAATTCCGCCCCAAGATCAAATCGACAAACCCTGGCATCTCTATTGGAGACGTGGCAAAGAAGCTGGGTGAGATGTGGAATAACTTAAGTGACAGTGAAAAGCAGCCTTACAACAATAAGGCGGCGAAGCTGAAGGAGAAGTACGAGAAG GATGTGGCCGACTATAAGTCTAAAGGAAAATTTGATGGTGCAAAGGGTCCTGCTAAAGTTGCCCGGAAAaaggtggaagaggaagatgaagaagacgaggaggaagaggaggaggaggaggaggaggaagaggatgaataA